The following coding sequences lie in one Palaemon carinicauda isolate YSFRI2023 chromosome 7, ASM3689809v2, whole genome shotgun sequence genomic window:
- the LOC137644585 gene encoding uncharacterized protein, whose protein sequence is MEFIKTNKGGKKLVHDGYIYVIDKQKEEKIYWRCEKRGLCSGRLVSNGEGISVSQEHCHPPDLMRKEVLKVKEELKEKASESKEITSSIVNKCTQNIPWEVAGALPKKESLSRTVKRVRNSRNGDEDLTVTTRGENFSQYSCEELSIYSTSRNLQLLKEKIKWFCDGTFDCAPVGRQLYTIHAMIQENKTLPLVYCITTHKNEKTYDTIFGWLESRNLRPASVSLDFELSAINSVKKFFPNAEICGCFFHFGQCLWRKVQGLGLQAWYSKSENAMLIKKLQAIAFVPPHDVYDCFDTLVSSFDDETDNILDGFLQYFETTWLGVFQRGRRRRPKFEVKLWSCYERTLNGLPRTNNMLEGWHNAFKRRMTIIHPTEEKLLRKLRSEQASTEMVLEQVFQGKDVGRKNKKYTDVNARLKNVVERI, encoded by the coding sequence atggagtttatcaaaacaaataaaggaGGTAAGAAGCTTGTGCACGATGGATACATTTACGTGATCGATaagcagaaagaagaaaaaatatattggagatgCGAGAAACGGGGACTTTGCAGTGGAAGACTTGttagcaatggtgaagggatatcagTATCTCAAGAACACTGCCATCCTCCAGATTTAATGCGAAAAGAGGTGCTCAAAGTaaaagaagagttgaaagaaaaagcTAGTGAGTCGAAAGAAATTACTTCCTCGATAGTGAACAAATGTACTCAAAATATTCCTTGGGAAGTAGCCGGAGCTTTACCGAAAAAGGAATCACTTTCACGTACTGTGAAGAGAGTACGTAATTCTCGAAACGGTGATGAAGATTTAACTGTTACAACGAGAGGGGAAAACTTTTCACAGTACAGCTGTGAAGAATTGAGTATTTATTCAACATCAAGGAATCTCCaacttcttaaagaaaaaattaaatggttTTGTGATGGCACTTTCGATTGCGCTCCAGTAGGAAGACAGCTCTACACAATTCATGCCATGATACAGGAAAACAAGACTCTTCCTCTCGTGTATTGCATAACAACccataaaaatgaaaagacttatgaCACCATATTCGGCTGGCTTGAAAGTCGTAACTTGCGACCAGCCTCAGTATCACTAGACTTCGAGCTTTCCGCTATCAATAGCGTAAAGAAATTTTTCCCAAACGCTGAAATCTGCGGATGTTTCTTCCATTTTGGACAATGCCTATGGCGAAAGGTGCAAGGACTGGGTTTGCAAGCTTGGTACTCAAAATCTGAAAATGCAATGCTTATAAAAAAACTTCAGGCAATTGCATTTGTGCCACCACATGATGTATATGATTGTTTTGACACTTTGGTATCAAGTTTTGATGACGAAACCGATAACATTTTAGATGGATTCTTGCAATACTTTGAGACTACATGGTTAGGCGTTTTTCAGCGTGGACGAAGGAGACGCCCAAAGTTTGAAGTTAAATTATGGTCATGTTATGAGAGAACACTAAATGGTTTACCAAGAACAAACAACATGCTTGAGGGCTGGCATAATGCTTTCAAGAGGAGGATGACAATTATCCACCCAACGGAAGAAAAGCTTCTTCGAAAACTCCGTTCTGAACAAGCAAGTACTGAAATGGTACTAGAGCAAGTTTTCCAGGGAAAGGACGTTGggagaaagaacaaaaaatatacagATGTAAACGCCAGGTTGAAAAACGTTGTTGAAAGGATATGA